The Halobellus sp. MBLA0158 genome has a window encoding:
- the gghA gene encoding glucosylglycerol hydrolase, whose product MAHPDPDPPRLLDRRTDDLLARHRRIEAAHEDRFAVAAELAAHLGGRVVGDETAAFGFWTPEIVERGVETVFLEILTPPCDLDPGRTERREVRFDRTRVPLARRGEYHWGAVAGIRPGTRDTLGSLYRLAYETDDGWETAPDPLASSLPFGAFGPAELYDRDRLDRDRTDRSYFASLGTDDERVATTVGDDGVPRIDAATNVLEVHPGTATEAGSLGGLADLFESIGRKRRAGDDLSPWERNFAGYDAVELLPIEPVTESRERHDFWIESDDPDGSGDATGAAESADPTAAESVTATVARPRIRNWGYDPVIAGFAAPNPALLASGRPDELVDFVAACHAGPRPVRVVFDVVLGHAEGRATELLPSRYFDGPGPYGKRLNYADPTVRAVLLELLRRKLRYGADGIRVDASHDVRRGGAAGGESAIDDAFLAAMRQIVVEVAGAEYRPWTIYEDARPCPDPDWPLTATFRGLLDQHPAAFQWSPVTFGDNTPGLSTYWARNWWRLREVADAGDRWLTGVATHDTVRRGTQLDPHGEAGRVPVNPRLGDDPRERHVRAYDNAAVSLLFHAFLPGVPLDFAHANVRAPWGFFRDTDDGGVGVVADEANALHWAVRPADFDDGRFFRRTKALGFESLSALRSFTDALSAAVDVAGADPAALSDVLARTDHPFEDCSADRIRTFATAWLNDLRDAAVLERWRDCQDGARTSFRLRVREFRRDRPWLRHSLADGDYFAYRHPADGTVLYYGYRAAPADAETEGLLFAGNMEGRPVTVTPRGIAELAADDGGSAVPPDGWEPALVPPGVALGDTDGSASLDNAEAVVWHRPR is encoded by the coding sequence ATGGCCCACCCGGACCCGGATCCGCCGCGACTACTCGACCGGCGCACCGACGATCTGCTCGCCCGACACCGCCGCATCGAGGCGGCCCACGAGGACCGGTTCGCGGTCGCGGCGGAGCTCGCAGCGCACCTGGGCGGCCGCGTCGTCGGCGACGAGACCGCCGCGTTCGGCTTCTGGACGCCCGAAATCGTCGAGCGCGGCGTAGAGACCGTCTTCCTGGAAATCCTCACCCCGCCGTGCGACCTCGATCCCGGGCGAACAGAGCGCCGTGAGGTCCGCTTCGACCGCACGCGCGTCCCGCTGGCGCGGCGCGGCGAGTACCACTGGGGCGCCGTGGCGGGGATCCGTCCGGGCACGCGCGACACCCTCGGTTCGCTCTACCGGCTGGCATACGAGACCGACGACGGCTGGGAGACCGCCCCCGATCCGCTGGCGTCGTCGCTGCCGTTCGGGGCGTTCGGCCCCGCGGAGCTCTACGACCGCGACCGCCTCGACCGGGACCGGACGGACCGCTCGTACTTCGCGTCGCTCGGCACCGACGACGAGCGCGTCGCGACGACCGTCGGCGACGACGGCGTCCCGCGGATCGACGCCGCGACGAACGTCCTCGAAGTCCATCCCGGGACGGCGACCGAGGCCGGCTCGCTCGGAGGCCTCGCCGACCTCTTCGAGTCGATCGGCCGGAAGCGGCGGGCCGGAGACGATCTGTCCCCGTGGGAGCGCAACTTCGCCGGCTACGACGCCGTCGAGCTCCTCCCGATCGAGCCGGTCACCGAGAGCCGCGAGCGGCACGACTTCTGGATCGAATCCGACGACCCCGACGGCTCCGGCGACGCCACCGGGGCCGCAGAGTCCGCCGATCCGACCGCCGCCGAGTCCGTGACGGCGACCGTCGCTCGGCCCCGGATCCGAAACTGGGGATACGACCCCGTGATCGCGGGCTTCGCGGCGCCGAACCCCGCGCTCCTGGCGTCGGGTCGGCCCGACGAGCTCGTCGACTTCGTCGCCGCGTGCCACGCCGGGCCGCGGCCGGTTCGCGTGGTCTTCGACGTCGTCCTCGGCCACGCCGAGGGGCGGGCGACGGAACTGCTCCCGAGCCGCTACTTCGACGGGCCGGGCCCGTACGGCAAGCGCCTGAACTACGCCGATCCCACCGTCCGCGCGGTTCTCCTCGAACTCCTGCGCCGGAAGCTCCGTTACGGCGCCGACGGAATCCGCGTCGACGCGTCCCACGACGTCCGGCGCGGAGGAGCGGCCGGCGGCGAGTCGGCGATCGACGACGCGTTCCTGGCGGCGATGCGGCAGATCGTCGTCGAGGTCGCCGGCGCCGAGTACCGGCCGTGGACGATCTACGAGGACGCCAGGCCGTGTCCGGACCCCGACTGGCCGCTGACGGCGACGTTCCGCGGACTGCTCGATCAGCACCCCGCGGCCTTCCAGTGGTCGCCCGTCACGTTCGGCGACAACACGCCGGGGCTCTCGACCTACTGGGCGCGGAACTGGTGGCGCCTCCGCGAGGTCGCCGACGCCGGCGACCGCTGGCTCACGGGCGTCGCCACCCACGACACCGTCCGCCGCGGGACCCAACTCGACCCGCACGGCGAGGCCGGCCGCGTCCCGGTGAATCCGCGCCTCGGCGACGACCCGCGGGAGCGACACGTCCGCGCCTACGACAACGCCGCCGTCTCGCTGCTGTTTCACGCCTTCCTCCCCGGCGTCCCGCTCGATTTCGCCCACGCGAACGTGCGCGCGCCCTGGGGGTTCTTCCGCGACACCGACGACGGCGGTGTCGGCGTCGTCGCCGACGAGGCGAACGCGCTCCACTGGGCGGTCCGCCCCGCCGACTTCGACGACGGGCGCTTCTTCCGGCGGACGAAGGCCCTCGGCTTCGAGTCGCTGTCGGCGCTCCGGTCGTTCACCGACGCGCTGTCGGCCGCCGTCGACGTCGCGGGCGCGGACCCGGCGGCACTGTCGGACGTCCTGGCGCGGACCGACCACCCCTTCGAGGACTGTTCCGCGGACCGAATCCGCACGTTCGCCACCGCCTGGCTGAATGACCTCCGCGACGCCGCCGTGCTCGAACGGTGGCGCGACTGCCAGGACGGGGCCAGGACGTCGTTCCGGCTGCGCGTGCGGGAGTTTCGTCGGGATCGGCCCTGGCTCCGGCATAGCCTCGCCGACGGTGACTACTTCGCATATAGGCACCCGGCAGACGGGACCGTGCTGTACTACGGCTACCGCGCGGCGCCCGCCGACGCAGAGACGGAAGGACTGCTCTTCGCGGGGAATATGGAAGGCCGTCCGGTGACGGTCACACCGCGGGGGATCGCCGAACTGGCGGCCGACGACGGTGGATCGGCAGTCCCGCCCGATGGGTGGGAGCCGGCGCTCGTCCCGCCGGGCGTCGCCCTCGGCGACACCGACGGGTCGGCGTCGCTCGACAACGCCGAGGCGGTCGTCTGGCACCGTCCGCGCTGA
- a CDS encoding DUF7846 domain-containing protein produces the protein MFRGATDRVRDRLGRIIEGARAHPERVVAAALAVGVGLLIYYLAVDLFPYHSVNDDEGVYLYQAAMLLEGKLFLRPGDIPWEAVRPWFFVVDGTESGVRMYSKYSPVAPAVFAVGRLLGDWNLALGLVATGTAAGVYWLAAAAFDRRVGLLAVPALAAAPLFLLTSATFFSYAPATMLNVAFAVAYVKSARSGSPRWGAAAGVATGLAFFCRPYTAVLFALPFIAHTLLSLAVAWRRAGWTDGFRDVLGRSLAVALPGAALVGVTLAYNAVVTGDLLVFPYAAFAPNDGIGFGPHEILNYERNYTPELAHETTVTVTEYFFTEWVAAGSLGTALALVGVAGAAWRARGVNLRARFRPAAGMTDGEVRAVLVGVVPAVFLGEAYFWGTHNGLRNGLIDLLGPFYHFDALIPVAVFTAAGVAFLVRGAADVLSSVTTRRRARLVVLVALVAAAPVVASAERSVIEHPLAANELRTENLAATYEPFEDRSFDDGLVFTPDPYGDWQAHPFQYLRSDPGYDGDVVYATDGGPDRDLRVLNATDRTPYRFTYRGTWTGAATPVNPELTRLRVIEAERVRARTTVGVPAEATSASVRIETPEGYARYAVPANATANESVTVEWTIGPETARVRNLPYAGGSRFGDVPLEAGRAEVDLAVTFVGVGGSSVTYRQEVTLDARGDSVRAVWPPETRVCRLTTECGREGTWVGPDGDYVRGVAVETSASAVENSSIGTPA, from the coding sequence GTGTTCCGAGGGGCCACAGACCGCGTTCGCGACCGCCTCGGACGAATTATCGAGGGCGCGCGGGCCCACCCCGAGCGGGTCGTCGCCGCCGCGCTCGCCGTCGGGGTGGGTCTCCTGATCTACTACCTCGCGGTCGATCTCTTCCCGTACCACTCGGTCAACGACGACGAGGGCGTCTATCTCTACCAAGCGGCGATGCTCCTGGAGGGCAAGCTGTTCCTCCGGCCCGGCGACATCCCCTGGGAGGCCGTCCGCCCGTGGTTCTTCGTCGTCGACGGCACCGAGAGCGGGGTTCGGATGTACAGCAAGTACTCGCCGGTCGCGCCCGCGGTCTTCGCCGTCGGGCGGCTACTCGGCGACTGGAATCTCGCGCTCGGCCTCGTCGCGACCGGCACGGCCGCGGGCGTCTACTGGCTCGCGGCGGCGGCGTTCGACCGCCGCGTCGGACTCCTCGCCGTCCCCGCGCTCGCGGCCGCGCCGCTGTTCCTACTGACGTCGGCGACGTTCTTCTCGTACGCGCCCGCGACGATGCTGAACGTCGCGTTCGCGGTCGCCTACGTCAAATCCGCCAGGTCCGGGAGCCCGCGCTGGGGCGCCGCCGCCGGCGTCGCGACCGGGCTGGCGTTCTTCTGTCGGCCGTACACGGCCGTGCTCTTCGCGCTCCCGTTCATCGCGCACACCCTCCTGTCGCTTGCGGTCGCGTGGCGACGGGCGGGGTGGACCGACGGCTTCCGCGACGTCCTCGGGCGCTCGCTCGCCGTCGCGCTCCCCGGCGCGGCGCTCGTCGGCGTCACGCTCGCCTACAACGCGGTGGTGACCGGCGACCTGCTCGTGTTCCCCTACGCGGCGTTCGCGCCGAACGACGGCATCGGGTTCGGCCCCCACGAGATCCTCAACTACGAGCGCAACTACACGCCGGAGTTGGCCCACGAGACCACGGTCACGGTCACGGAGTACTTCTTCACCGAGTGGGTCGCCGCGGGGAGCCTCGGGACCGCGCTCGCGCTCGTCGGCGTCGCGGGGGCGGCCTGGCGAGCCCGCGGCGTCAACCTCCGCGCCCGGTTCCGGCCCGCGGCGGGGATGACCGACGGCGAGGTCCGCGCGGTGCTCGTCGGGGTCGTCCCCGCGGTGTTCCTCGGCGAGGCGTACTTCTGGGGCACGCACAACGGCCTCCGGAACGGACTCATCGACTTGCTGGGGCCGTTCTACCACTTCGATGCCCTGATCCCCGTGGCGGTCTTCACCGCCGCGGGGGTCGCCTTCCTCGTCCGCGGCGCCGCCGACGTCCTCTCGTCGGTCACGACGCGTCGCCGCGCGCGGCTCGTCGTCCTCGTGGCGCTCGTCGCCGCCGCGCCGGTCGTGGCGTCGGCCGAGCGTTCGGTGATTGAGCATCCGCTGGCGGCGAACGAACTCCGGACCGAGAACCTCGCGGCCACCTACGAGCCGTTCGAGGACCGGTCCTTCGACGACGGGCTCGTGTTCACGCCGGACCCCTACGGCGACTGGCAGGCCCACCCCTTCCAGTACCTCCGCTCCGATCCCGGCTACGACGGCGACGTGGTGTATGCGACCGACGGCGGTCCTGACCGCGACCTCCGGGTGCTGAACGCGACCGATCGGACGCCGTACCGCTTCACCTACCGCGGGACCTGGACCGGGGCGGCGACGCCCGTGAACCCCGAACTCACGCGGCTTCGGGTCATCGAGGCCGAGCGAGTGCGAGCGCGAACCACCGTCGGCGTCCCCGCGGAGGCGACGAGCGCGAGCGTCCGGATCGAGACGCCAGAGGGCTACGCGCGCTATGCGGTGCCGGCGAACGCGACCGCGAACGAGTCGGTGACCGTCGAGTGGACCATCGGTCCCGAGACGGCGCGGGTGCGGAACCTCCCGTACGCCGGCGGCTCGCGGTTCGGCGACGTGCCGCTCGAAGCGGGCCGCGCTGAAGTCGACCTCGCGGTGACGTTCGTCGGCGTCGGCGGGTCGAGCGTCACGTACCGCCAGGAGGTGACCCTCGACGCCCGGGGCGACTCGGTCCGGGCCGTCTGGCCGCCCGAGACGCGGGTCTGTCGGCTCACGACCGAGTGCGGCCGCGAGGGCACGTGGGTCGGCCCCGACGGCGACTACGTCCGCGGGGTCGCCGTGGAGACGAGCGCCAGCGCCGTGGAAAACAGCTCGATCGGCACACCGGCGTAG
- a CDS encoding ABC transporter ATP-binding protein, which translates to MSNSTQAGVESDHRTGVGSDADATGGADGTVAPTTQGSGTDQSDRGDAVLELDGLEKSYGAETVVEGLSLSVHEGEILTLLGPSGCGKTTTLRMIAGLERPDGGDVRLNGRAVSGTPFVPPEERGVGVVFQDFALFPHLTARENVAFGLKDRPEDEVRERVDELLDLVDLAGQGDSYPDQLSGGQQQRVALARSLAPEPAILLLDEPFSNLDVDLRVEMREEVRDIIKQTGVTAVSVTHDQEEALSISDRVAVMNDGEIEQIGDPEGVFQHPESRFVAAFLGYASFVPGYVSGDSVETDLGTVPREQIHGLASEYDHTKIDLLVRPDDVSVRRAGVEDEACGEVVGRRYLGPTFLYEVQLETGESIQCMHNHDEDVPDEGPVALELDADHELAWFPREQRPGDGERYSG; encoded by the coding sequence ATGTCAAATAGCACACAGGCTGGCGTAGAATCGGACCATCGGACCGGCGTCGGAAGCGACGCCGACGCGACCGGCGGCGCAGACGGTACCGTCGCCCCGACGACACAGGGTTCGGGGACAGACCAGAGCGACCGCGGCGACGCCGTCCTCGAACTCGACGGACTGGAGAAGTCCTACGGGGCCGAGACCGTCGTCGAGGGGCTCTCGCTGTCGGTCCACGAGGGCGAGATCCTCACGCTGCTTGGGCCGTCGGGCTGCGGAAAGACGACCACGCTGCGGATGATCGCGGGGCTCGAACGACCCGACGGCGGCGACGTCCGGCTCAACGGACGCGCGGTGTCGGGGACGCCGTTCGTCCCGCCCGAAGAGCGCGGCGTCGGCGTCGTGTTCCAGGACTTCGCGCTCTTCCCGCACCTGACCGCCCGCGAGAACGTCGCCTTCGGGTTGAAGGACCGCCCCGAGGACGAGGTCCGAGAGCGGGTCGACGAACTGCTCGACCTCGTCGACCTCGCGGGACAGGGCGACAGCTACCCGGATCAGCTCTCGGGCGGCCAACAGCAGCGCGTCGCGCTCGCGCGCTCGCTGGCGCCCGAGCCGGCGATCCTCCTCCTCGACGAGCCCTTCTCGAACCTCGACGTCGACCTCCGCGTCGAGATGCGCGAGGAGGTACGCGACATCATCAAACAGACCGGCGTGACCGCGGTCTCTGTCACCCACGACCAGGAGGAGGCGCTGTCGATCTCCGACCGGGTCGCGGTGATGAACGACGGCGAGATCGAACAGATCGGCGACCCCGAGGGCGTCTTCCAGCACCCCGAGTCCCGCTTCGTCGCCGCCTTCCTGGGCTATGCGAGCTTCGTCCCGGGCTACGTCTCCGGCGACAGCGTCGAGACCGACCTCGGGACCGTCCCCCGCGAGCAGATCCACGGGCTCGCCTCCGAGTACGACCACACGAAGATCGATCTCCTGGTCCGCCCCGACGACGTCAGCGTCCGCCGGGCCGGCGTCGAAGACGAGGCCTGCGGCGAGGTCGTCGGGCGTCGGTACCTGGGGCCGACGTTCCTCTACGAGGTGCAACTGGAGACCGGCGAGTCGATCCAGTGTATGCACAACCACGACGAGGACGTCCCCGACGAGGGTCCCGTCGCCCTCGAGCTCGACGCCGACCACGAACTCGCGTGGTTCCCGCGCGAACAGCGCCCCGGCGACGGCGAGCGGTACAGCGGCTGA
- a CDS encoding ABC transporter permease, which translates to MATEHETTDDGADEESPLPLGVSVAAAAVAAAVVLPVLWLVRTGLSVGYAEALALLTRPTTVQVFVNSAILVALTTTTCVLIGVPLAYLTVRTDIPFRRFWTVVVSLPLVIPSYVGAFAFVSAFGPQGGFQRFLAPLGIERIPEIYGLEGTVLILTLYTYPYVYITARASLKSMDTTLIDAARTLEHDRWEAFRRVTIPQIRPAVAAGALLSALYVLADFGTPSIMRYDVFTRVIFVEFGTFGRDTATLLSLQLVAVTLFILWLEARVRGEERTTAGGRSRATLSLGAWRYPAMGFATLIAGLALAVPVVILLSWLGTATASVNQSLAFQWSYVTNSVVVATAAAAVAVVAGLPVAYLSARYDGFLPTAFERISYVGYAVPGVVLGLALVYFGSQYATPIYQTLYLLVFAYVIRFLPQSVGSLRASFLTVDPELPEAARTLGQTSAGAFRYVTLPLVAPGLFGGAALVFLTTMKELPATLLLRPSGFTTLVTHIWTAYESGYFGQAAIPALVLLFVSGLSMLVILRQEGYDVK; encoded by the coding sequence ATGGCCACGGAGCACGAGACGACCGACGACGGCGCCGACGAGGAGAGCCCGCTCCCCCTCGGGGTGTCGGTCGCGGCCGCCGCGGTCGCCGCCGCGGTCGTGCTGCCCGTGCTGTGGCTCGTCCGCACCGGACTCTCCGTCGGCTACGCGGAGGCGCTCGCGCTCCTCACCCGACCGACCACCGTCCAGGTGTTCGTCAACAGCGCCATCCTCGTCGCGCTCACGACGACGACGTGCGTCCTCATCGGCGTCCCGCTGGCGTACCTGACGGTCCGGACCGACATCCCGTTCCGGCGCTTCTGGACGGTCGTCGTCTCGCTTCCGCTCGTCATCCCGAGCTACGTCGGCGCCTTCGCGTTCGTCTCCGCGTTCGGTCCGCAGGGCGGATTTCAGCGGTTCCTGGCGCCGCTCGGGATCGAGCGGATCCCCGAGATCTACGGGCTCGAAGGGACCGTGCTGATCCTCACGCTGTACACGTACCCGTACGTCTACATCACCGCGCGGGCGTCGCTGAAGTCGATGGACACGACGCTGATCGACGCGGCCCGGACGCTGGAACACGACCGCTGGGAGGCGTTCCGTCGGGTGACGATCCCGCAGATCCGCCCGGCGGTCGCCGCCGGCGCGCTGCTCTCGGCGCTCTACGTCCTCGCGGACTTCGGGACGCCGTCGATCATGCGCTACGACGTGTTCACGCGCGTCATCTTCGTCGAGTTCGGAACGTTCGGCCGCGACACCGCGACCCTGCTGTCGCTCCAGCTCGTCGCGGTGACGCTCTTCATCCTCTGGCTCGAAGCGCGCGTCCGCGGCGAGGAGCGGACGACGGCGGGCGGCCGCTCGCGCGCGACGCTGTCGCTCGGCGCCTGGCGGTACCCGGCGATGGGCTTTGCGACCCTGATCGCGGGGCTGGCGCTGGCGGTGCCCGTCGTCATCCTGCTCTCGTGGCTCGGGACCGCCACCGCGTCGGTGAATCAGTCGCTGGCGTTCCAGTGGTCCTACGTGACGAACTCCGTCGTCGTCGCCACCGCGGCCGCGGCCGTCGCGGTCGTCGCCGGACTGCCCGTCGCGTACCTCTCGGCGCGCTACGACGGCTTCCTGCCGACCGCGTTCGAGCGGATCAGCTACGTCGGCTACGCGGTCCCCGGCGTCGTGCTCGGCCTCGCGCTCGTGTACTTCGGGAGCCAGTACGCGACGCCGATCTACCAGACGCTCTATCTCCTCGTGTTCGCGTACGTGATCCGCTTCCTGCCGCAGTCGGTCGGCTCGCTCCGGGCGTCGTTCCTCACGGTCGACCCCGAACTGCCCGAGGCCGCGCGGACCCTCGGCCAGACGTCCGCGGGCGCGTTCCGGTACGTGACGCTGCCGCTCGTCGCGCCGGGCCTGTTCGGCGGGGCCGCGCTCGTCTTCCTGACGACGATGAAGGAACTGCCGGCGACGCTGCTTCTGCGACCGTCGGGTTTTACCACCTTGGTCACGCATATCTGGACAGCGTATGAGTCGGGGTACTTCGGACAGGCGGCGATACCGGCCCTGGTCTTGCTCTTCGTCTCGGGGCTCTCGATGCTCGTGATTCTCAGACAGGAGGGATATGATGTCAAATAG
- a CDS encoding extracellular solute-binding protein — MDESQDFSRRPNRRRFLQAAAAAGIVGVAGCNTPGEGTETSTETDAGSVDGDTPEQIGSGRSPFGDRDISDGVSMQEMPDLEGELTLYSGRGQALVGELVSFIEDLYPDFTIRPLYNSAAELVNQIETEGQNSPADVFYSVNAGALGALEDRGRTQSLPQEVLEFVPASFRASSGAWIGTSGRARSVPYNTDTFAESDIPTDIMSFPDVSAFENELGWAPTYSSFQAFVTAMRILEGEEATRQWLTDMQDLGVSQYADEFQVARAVADGEISAGLTNHYYIQRVLARRGLSAPLRTTFTQNDAGAIFNVAGACVLDTAEDDTLASNFVRHLLSAEAQDYFARTTFEYPLVPEIEPIGRLPAIDELNPPEDLDLSQLSDLEATIDLLRETGVL; from the coding sequence ATGGACGAATCACAGGACTTCTCTCGGCGGCCGAACCGGCGGCGGTTCCTGCAGGCGGCCGCCGCCGCGGGGATCGTCGGCGTGGCAGGATGTAACACCCCCGGCGAGGGGACGGAAACGAGCACCGAGACCGACGCCGGCAGCGTCGACGGCGACACGCCGGAACAGATCGGATCCGGTCGCTCCCCGTTCGGCGACCGGGACATCTCCGACGGCGTCTCGATGCAGGAGATGCCGGACCTCGAAGGCGAACTGACGCTGTACTCCGGCCGCGGGCAGGCGCTCGTCGGCGAACTCGTCTCCTTCATCGAGGACCTCTACCCGGACTTCACGATCCGGCCGCTGTACAACTCCGCGGCCGAACTGGTGAATCAGATCGAGACCGAGGGGCAGAACAGCCCCGCCGACGTCTTCTACTCGGTCAACGCCGGCGCGCTCGGCGCGCTCGAAGACCGCGGGCGGACCCAGTCGCTCCCCCAGGAGGTCCTGGAGTTCGTCCCCGCGAGCTTCCGCGCGTCGAGCGGCGCGTGGATCGGCACCTCGGGCCGCGCCCGCTCGGTCCCGTACAACACGGACACCTTCGCGGAGTCGGACATCCCGACCGACATCATGTCGTTCCCCGACGTCTCGGCGTTCGAGAACGAACTCGGGTGGGCGCCGACCTACTCCTCGTTCCAGGCGTTCGTCACCGCGATGCGGATCCTCGAAGGCGAGGAGGCGACGCGGCAGTGGCTCACCGACATGCAGGACCTCGGCGTGAGCCAGTACGCCGACGAGTTCCAGGTCGCCCGCGCGGTCGCCGACGGCGAGATCTCCGCCGGGCTGACGAACCACTACTACATCCAGCGCGTGCTGGCCCGCCGCGGGCTCTCCGCGCCGCTCCGGACGACGTTCACCCAGAACGACGCCGGCGCGATCTTCAACGTCGCGGGCGCCTGCGTCCTCGACACCGCCGAGGACGACACGCTCGCTTCGAATTTCGTCCGGCACCTCCTCTCGGCGGAGGCCCAGGACTACTTCGCGCGGACCACCTTCGAGTACCCGCTGGTCCCCGAGATCGAGCCGATCGGTCGGCTGCCCGCGATCGACGAGTTGAACCCACCGGAGGATCTAGACCTCTCTCAACTCTCGGACCTCGAGGCCACGATCGATCTCCTGCGGGAGACCGGCGTCCTCTGA
- a CDS encoding alpha-1 4-glucan-protein synthase: MKQDVCVIVPTIREYECMRAYFDNAREHGFDLDRLFVLLVTEDFCDTDAMERMLDEEGVDGAVYDGSRREAWFESQGLSEFSHLIPAASHAQTSFGLLYMWAHPRFERGVFIDDDTLPHDEWDFFGRHMANLDRTDEVESVRSDERWVNVLYQNADEHGLYPRGYPYSAMDEDVETDRQELTDVVASQGLWTNVPDLDAVRILMDGDLQGQAQTRTGKDDFEGDFVAEPGQYLTVCSMNLAFEREVVPAFYQLPMDDNEWDVGRFDDIWSGVFLKRAADLLDKDVVNGYPLCEHNKAPRPTFDDLNNEVPGLELNEHVWEVVDAVGDDADSWRAAADAMATALATSDFGDWNNGAFLNHCGEYWLDWLDCLTELAESPADPPRDAVVADD, translated from the coding sequence ATGAAACAGGACGTCTGTGTGATCGTGCCGACGATCCGTGAGTACGAGTGTATGCGGGCCTACTTCGACAACGCCCGCGAGCACGGTTTCGACCTCGACCGGCTGTTCGTCCTCCTCGTGACGGAGGACTTCTGCGACACCGACGCGATGGAACGGATGCTCGACGAGGAGGGCGTCGACGGCGCGGTCTACGACGGCTCGCGCCGCGAGGCGTGGTTCGAGTCCCAGGGGCTCTCGGAGTTCTCCCACCTGATCCCGGCGGCCTCCCACGCCCAGACCAGTTTCGGCCTCCTGTATATGTGGGCCCACCCGCGGTTCGAGCGCGGCGTCTTCATCGACGACGACACGCTGCCGCACGACGAGTGGGACTTCTTCGGCCGCCACATGGCGAACCTCGACCGCACCGACGAGGTCGAGTCCGTCCGCTCGGACGAGCGCTGGGTGAACGTCCTCTACCAGAACGCCGACGAGCACGGTCTCTACCCCCGCGGGTACCCCTACTCCGCGATGGACGAGGACGTCGAGACCGACCGACAGGAGCTCACGGACGTCGTCGCCTCCCAGGGGCTCTGGACGAACGTGCCGGACCTCGACGCGGTCCGAATCCTGATGGACGGCGACCTGCAGGGGCAGGCCCAGACCCGGACTGGAAAGGACGACTTCGAGGGCGACTTCGTCGCCGAACCCGGCCAGTACCTCACCGTGTGCTCGATGAACCTCGCGTTCGAGCGCGAGGTCGTGCCGGCGTTCTACCAGCTCCCGATGGACGACAACGAGTGGGACGTCGGCCGCTTCGACGACATCTGGTCGGGCGTGTTCCTCAAGCGCGCCGCCGACCTCCTCGACAAGGACGTCGTCAACGGCTACCCCCTCTGTGAGCACAACAAGGCGCCGCGGCCGACGTTCGACGACCTCAACAACGAGGTCCCCGGCCTGGAGCTCAACGAGCACGTCTGGGAGGTCGTCGACGCCGTCGGCGACGACGCCGACTCCTGGCGCGCGGCCGCCGACGCGATGGCGACGGCCCTGGCGACGAGCGACTTCGGCGACTGGAACAACGGCGCGTTCCTGAATCACTGCGGCGAGTACTGGCTCGACTGGCTCGACTGCCTCACCGAACTGGCCGAGTCGCCAGCTGATCCGCCCCGCGACGCCGTCGTCGCCGACGACTGA
- a CDS encoding HPP family protein translates to MSNPTLARDAAVGLRAGALLSLVAAVAWVTGAPAVFPSLGPSAFVLATADSRPDGDVVIGGHAVGVAAGLVAYSIAVALVTVPAAPLSFEPPWLVLSGIAAVALTTFGMRVTDLVHPPACATTLIVALGLLEPRPAVLVMLPAVASLLVVDRALDALSP, encoded by the coding sequence GTGTCGAACCCGACTCTCGCCCGAGACGCGGCGGTGGGCCTCCGGGCCGGCGCGCTGCTGTCGCTCGTCGCCGCCGTCGCGTGGGTCACGGGCGCGCCCGCCGTCTTTCCGAGCCTCGGCCCCTCCGCGTTCGTGCTCGCGACGGCCGACTCCCGCCCGGACGGCGACGTCGTGATCGGCGGCCACGCCGTCGGCGTCGCGGCGGGACTCGTCGCCTACAGCATCGCCGTCGCGCTCGTCACCGTTCCCGCGGCGCCGCTGTCGTTCGAGCCGCCGTGGCTCGTGCTCAGCGGCATCGCCGCCGTCGCGCTCACCACCTTCGGAATGCGGGTGACGGACCTCGTGCATCCGCCCGCCTGCGCGACGACGCTCATCGTCGCACTGGGCCTCCTCGAACCCCGACCGGCGGTCCTCGTGATGCTGCCGGCCGTCGCCTCCCTGCTCGTCGTCGACCGCGCCCTCGACGCCCTCAGTCCGTGA